The Acidobacteriota bacterium genome has a segment encoding these proteins:
- a CDS encoding MoxR family ATPase yields MDVAAIQAQIERDGASLRALTSEIRKVIVGQNDLVERILIGLLAPGHILLEGVPGLAKTLAVSTTAAAIDASFSRIQFTPDLLPADLVGTLIYSQKDGSFVPRKGPLFAHLILADEINRAPAKVQSALLEAMQERQITIGDKTYPLEEPFLVLATQNPIEQEGTYPLPEAQVDRFMMKVKVGYPSKEEEKTIMERMGLRAVPEASAVVAREDILRTRDTVESVYVDDKVKDYIVNLVYATREPKEFGLDLAGLIEYGASPRASLYLLKAARAHAFLRGRGYVTPEDVKTIGYDVLRHRIILTYEALAENTTTDGVIRKIFDGVEVP; encoded by the coding sequence ATGGACGTAGCCGCAATTCAAGCACAGATTGAGCGCGACGGAGCCTCCCTGCGGGCGCTCACGAGCGAGATACGCAAGGTCATAGTGGGCCAGAACGACCTCGTGGAGCGAATTCTGATCGGCCTTCTTGCGCCGGGGCACATCCTCCTCGAGGGCGTACCCGGGCTTGCGAAGACCCTGGCCGTGAGCACCACGGCGGCGGCCATCGATGCCAGCTTCAGCCGCATCCAGTTTACGCCCGACCTGCTTCCGGCCGACCTGGTGGGTACGCTCATCTACAGCCAGAAGGACGGCTCGTTCGTGCCCCGCAAGGGCCCCCTCTTCGCCCACCTCATTCTGGCCGACGAGATTAACCGCGCGCCCGCGAAGGTGCAGTCCGCCCTCCTGGAGGCGATGCAGGAGAGGCAAATCACCATCGGCGACAAGACGTATCCCCTGGAGGAGCCGTTCCTCGTCCTCGCCACGCAGAACCCCATCGAGCAGGAGGGCACGTATCCGCTTCCCGAGGCGCAGGTGGACCGCTTCATGATGAAGGTCAAGGTGGGCTACCCCTCGAAGGAGGAGGAGAAGACCATCATGGAGCGCATGGGGCTGCGGGCGGTGCCCGAGGCCTCGGCGGTCGTGGCGAGGGAGGACATCCTGCGCACGCGCGACACGGTCGAGTCGGTCTACGTGGACGACAAGGTCAAGGACTACATCGTGAACCTCGTCTACGCGACGCGCGAGCCGAAAGAGTTCGGCCTCGACCTGGCGGGCCTCATCGAGTACGGCGCCTCGCCGCGCGCCTCGCTCTACCTCCTCAAGGCCGCGCGCGCCCATGCCTTCCTGCGGGGCCGCGGCTACGTGACGCCCGAGGACGTGAAGACCATCGGCTACGACGTCCTCCGCCACCGCATCATACTGACGTACGAGGCGCTCGCCGAGAACACTACGACCGACGGCGTCATCCGGAAAATTTTCGACGGCGTGGAAGTACCGTAA
- a CDS encoding DUF58 domain-containing protein has translation MQPSEILKKVRRLEITSKKIVDRGIAGSYHSVFRGRGMEFSEVREYQPGDDVRSIDWNVTARMGSPFVKIFVEERELTVMLLVDASASLRFGSHGEYKSTLAAEVAALVAFAAQRNNDRVGLLLATDRVERYIPPRRGEAHALQVLREILYFEPEGRSTNLAQALAHFHNIHRRRAVVFVLSDFLEGNLEALARTARLVNQRHDVIAVRIRDALEERVPKAGLVEFEDPETGKIVLVDTGSRAWRRAFTAEVRAREEAFAGFLREAQVDHLVLRTGEPYWPPLARFMKERTRRRRAA, from the coding sequence ATGCAGCCCAGCGAAATCCTAAAAAAAGTTCGGCGCCTCGAGATCACGTCGAAGAAGATCGTGGACCGCGGCATCGCGGGCTCCTACCACAGCGTGTTCCGGGGGCGCGGCATGGAATTCTCCGAGGTGCGCGAGTACCAACCCGGCGACGACGTGCGCTCCATCGACTGGAACGTGACGGCGCGCATGGGCTCGCCGTTCGTGAAAATTTTCGTCGAGGAGCGGGAGCTCACCGTCATGCTGCTGGTGGACGCGAGCGCGTCGCTCCGCTTCGGCTCGCACGGCGAATACAAATCCACGCTGGCGGCCGAGGTGGCGGCGCTCGTCGCGTTCGCCGCCCAGCGCAACAACGACCGCGTGGGACTGCTCCTTGCGACCGACCGCGTCGAGCGCTACATCCCGCCCCGGCGCGGGGAGGCGCACGCGCTCCAGGTGCTCCGGGAAATCCTCTACTTCGAGCCCGAGGGGCGCTCCACGAACCTCGCGCAGGCACTCGCCCATTTTCATAACATTCACCGCCGGCGCGCCGTGGTGTTTGTGCTCTCGGATTTCCTGGAGGGGAATCTAGAGGCCCTGGCCCGCACGGCGCGCCTCGTGAACCAGCGCCACGACGTCATCGCCGTGCGCATCCGCGACGCGCTCGAGGAGCGCGTCCCGAAAGCCGGCCTCGTGGAGTTCGAAGACCCGGAGACGGGAAAAATCGTCCTGGTGGACACCGGAAGCCGCGCATGGAGGCGGGCGTTCACCGCGGAGGTGCGCGCCCGGGAAGAGGCCTTCGCCGGATTTTTACGCGAGGCGCAGGTGGACCACCTCGTGCTTCGAACCGGCGAGCCCTACTGGCCGCCGCTTGCGCGCTTCATGAAGGAGCGCACGCGCCGCCGCCGCGCCGCTTAA
- a CDS encoding VWA domain-containing protein: MMEREFFQFAHPAWLLLLAPLVYLAWREALAWRKGRDAVLHSHTGAFVRFPRGARARLAFVVPVLRYAALALLVVALARPQFGTEFEKITSEGVDIVLVLDVSGSMLAEDFRPRNRLQVAKDVARDFVSKRPQDRIGVVAFAGQSVPRCPPTLDHSMLDGVLAGLEVGELDDGTAIGMGIATALERLRHSESKSRMVILLTDGVNNRGRIDPLTAAELARPLKVKIYTIGVGSRGDVPYPFEHPIFGKQYRNVRIELDEATLGAIAERTGGQYFLATDPGALEEIFQTIDRLEKTRIESRVYTRYRELYQKYLRTGAALLAAGIALGLTVFRKTP; this comes from the coding sequence ATGATGGAGCGCGAATTCTTCCAATTCGCGCACCCTGCATGGCTCCTGCTTCTCGCGCCGCTCGTGTACCTGGCATGGCGCGAGGCACTCGCGTGGCGCAAGGGACGCGACGCCGTCCTTCATTCGCACACGGGGGCGTTCGTTCGGTTTCCCCGGGGCGCCCGGGCGCGCCTGGCCTTCGTGGTTCCGGTGTTGCGGTACGCGGCGCTCGCCCTGCTCGTCGTGGCTCTCGCCCGGCCGCAGTTCGGCACCGAGTTCGAAAAAATCACGTCCGAGGGCGTGGACATCGTGCTCGTTCTCGACGTGTCCGGCTCGATGCTCGCCGAGGATTTCCGCCCCCGCAACCGGCTTCAGGTCGCGAAGGACGTGGCGCGCGATTTCGTGAGCAAGCGCCCCCAGGACCGCATCGGCGTCGTCGCGTTCGCCGGCCAGAGCGTGCCGCGCTGCCCGCCCACCCTGGACCACTCGATGCTCGACGGCGTGCTCGCGGGCCTCGAGGTGGGGGAACTGGATGACGGGACGGCCATCGGCATGGGCATCGCGACGGCGCTCGAGCGCCTGCGCCATTCCGAATCGAAAAGCCGCATGGTCATCCTCCTCACCGACGGCGTCAACAACCGCGGCCGCATCGACCCCCTCACTGCGGCGGAACTCGCGCGCCCCCTGAAGGTCAAAATCTATACCATCGGCGTGGGCTCGCGCGGTGACGTGCCCTACCCCTTCGAGCACCCCATATTCGGCAAGCAGTACCGGAACGTGCGCATCGAGCTCGACGAAGCCACCCTCGGGGCCATCGCCGAGCGCACCGGCGGCCAGTACTTCCTCGCCACCGACCCGGGCGCCCTCGAAGAAATTTTTCAAACCATCGACCGCCTCGAAAAAACGCGCATCGAGAGCCGCGTCTACACGCGCTACCGCGAGCTTTATCAGAAATATCTTCGGACGGGGGCCGCGCTTCTGGCCGCGGGGATCGCCCTGGGGCTCACCGTGTTCCGAAAGACGCCCTGA
- a CDS encoding VWA domain-containing protein, translated as MRWIHESILWLLLAAPLLPLAVWVSRRAARKRLHRMGDAALLDGLVRAAPRRRGVLRLMLLTAGFVFAVLALARPQWGIAYEEVNVEGVDVVLAVDVSTSMLAEDLKPNRITRTQVALQELLRTLEGNRIGLVAFAGDAHILCPLTLDYSAVELFLDLLNPLAFSPQGTRIGDAVRKSFDAFGDRPDTSKVLILLTDGEDHESEPVDAASEAAERGIILYAVGIAAPQGAPIPIKEEGALEGYKKDDKGEIVLSRLDEETLKEMAAATGGLYLPGSGRINMEPLRKALEGLARSRLDSEIRQQHKERYQWPLGIALACFLAETALVGGRRERRGGGGR; from the coding sequence ATGCGCTGGATTCACGAAAGCATTCTCTGGCTTCTTCTCGCGGCGCCGCTGCTTCCGCTGGCCGTCTGGGTGAGCCGCCGCGCGGCACGCAAGCGCCTGCACCGCATGGGCGACGCCGCGCTCCTCGACGGCCTCGTGCGCGCCGCGCCGCGCAGGCGCGGCGTTCTGCGCCTGATGCTCCTCACCGCGGGCTTCGTCTTCGCCGTGCTCGCGCTCGCGCGCCCGCAGTGGGGCATCGCCTACGAGGAGGTGAACGTCGAGGGAGTCGACGTCGTGCTCGCCGTGGACGTCTCGACGAGCATGCTGGCCGAGGACCTGAAGCCGAACCGCATCACGCGCACCCAGGTGGCGCTGCAGGAGCTTTTGCGCACGCTCGAAGGCAACCGCATCGGGCTCGTCGCGTTCGCCGGCGACGCGCACATCCTGTGTCCGCTCACGCTCGACTACAGCGCCGTGGAGCTTTTCCTCGATCTGCTCAACCCGCTGGCGTTCTCGCCCCAGGGCACGCGCATCGGCGACGCCGTGCGCAAATCGTTCGACGCCTTCGGCGACCGCCCCGACACGTCGAAGGTGCTCATCCTTCTAACCGACGGCGAGGACCACGAGAGCGAGCCCGTGGATGCCGCCTCGGAGGCCGCCGAGCGCGGCATCATCCTTTACGCCGTGGGCATCGCCGCACCCCAGGGCGCGCCCATCCCTATCAAGGAGGAAGGCGCCCTGGAAGGCTACAAGAAGGACGACAAGGGAGAAATCGTCTTGAGCCGGCTCGACGAGGAAACCCTAAAGGAAATGGCCGCCGCCACGGGCGGCCTCTACCTGCCGGGAAGCGGACGCATCAACATGGAGCCGCTCCGCAAGGCGCTCGAGGGCCTCGCGCGCAGCCGCCTCGACTCGGAAATTCGCCAGCAACATAAGGAGCGCTACCAGTGGCCGCTCGGCATCGCCCTCGCGTGCTTCCTGGCCGAGACGGCGCTCGTCGGAGGGCGGCGAGAGCGGCGGGGCGGGGGCGGGCGCTGA
- a CDS encoding UbiA family prenyltransferase — protein MLGRLLTYARMIRFSHTAFALPFALASYMLATLRYGFLWERFLWIVVAMAGARSAAMMFNRIADRDLDALNPRTRDRELPKGQVSLQEAWFFLIFAVALFVYAAHRLSPLCLALSPVALVVTMGYSFVKRFSWATHLVLGAALGIAPVGAWIAQTGRIHWPAVMLSFAVAAWVAGFDILYACQDVVFDTKTGLYSLPARLGMKRALRISSYLHLLTLLLLLSLYWWLPLGWLYGAGVGIVGALLLAEHVMVTPGDLSKIPTAFFTMNALLSTVYFVFVLGDVVLR, from the coding sequence ATGCTTGGGCGCCTTTTGACTTACGCGCGCATGATACGATTCTCGCACACGGCGTTTGCCCTGCCGTTTGCGCTGGCCTCGTACATGCTTGCAACCCTGCGCTACGGCTTCTTGTGGGAGCGCTTTCTCTGGATCGTCGTGGCCATGGCCGGAGCGCGAAGCGCCGCCATGATGTTCAACCGCATCGCCGACCGCGACCTCGACGCCCTCAACCCCCGCACCCGCGACCGGGAGCTTCCCAAGGGGCAGGTGAGCCTTCAGGAAGCATGGTTTTTCTTAATTTTTGCCGTGGCCCTCTTTGTCTACGCCGCCCATCGCCTCAGTCCGCTGTGCCTTGCGCTTTCGCCCGTGGCGCTCGTGGTCACAATGGGGTACTCGTTCGTCAAGCGCTTCAGCTGGGCGACGCACCTCGTTCTGGGTGCCGCTCTCGGCATCGCGCCCGTGGGCGCCTGGATCGCTCAAACGGGCCGAATCCATTGGCCGGCCGTGATGCTCTCGTTCGCGGTGGCGGCGTGGGTGGCGGGCTTCGATATCCTATACGCGTGTCAGGACGTCGTCTTTGATACGAAGACCGGCCTCTATTCTCTTCCCGCCCGCCTGGGCATGAAACGTGCGCTCCGTATTTCGTCCTACCTGCATTTGCTGACTCTCCTGCTTCTGCTTTCCCTTTACTGGTGGCTTCCCCTTGGATGGCTGTACGGAGCGGGCGTAGGGATCGTCGGAGCTCTTCTTCTCGCCGAGCATGTAATGGTAACGCCCGGCGACCTCTCGAAAATCCCCACCGCCTTCTTCACCATGAACGCCCTCCTGAGCACAGTGTATTTCGTGTTCGTGCTCGGAGACGTGGTGCTGAGGTAA
- the queD gene encoding 6-carboxytetrahydropterin synthase QueD — translation MHRYTVWKERVISSAHNLRNYKGRCEKLHGHNWRVRVSVSGNHLDEAGMLIDFADLGRVMEEVCGRLDHIYFNETAPFDDMNPSAENIARHIFEEVDARLKDERYGVSEVKVWESDGCCAIYKACSEGG, via the coding sequence ATGCATAGGTATACCGTTTGGAAAGAACGGGTCATCTCGTCGGCCCATAACCTCCGCAACTACAAGGGCAGGTGCGAGAAGCTGCACGGCCACAACTGGAGGGTTCGGGTCTCGGTTTCGGGAAATCACCTCGACGAGGCGGGCATGCTGATTGATTTTGCGGACCTGGGCCGTGTGATGGAGGAGGTCTGCGGGCGCCTCGACCACATTTACTTCAACGAAACGGCGCCGTTCGACGACATGAACCCCTCCGCCGAAAACATCGCCCGCCACATCTTCGAGGAAGTGGACGCGCGGCTCAAGGACGAGCGTTACGGGGTCAGCGAGGTAAAGGTGTGGGAGAGTGACGGCTGCTGCGCGATCTACAAGGCCTGCTCTGAGGGCGGTTAG
- a CDS encoding SET domain-containing protein, with protein MAKEFDENTCMKGSSHGLRQEKQILHTTTEALEVRTNHNGKALYAGRRFHKGDSITRLGGELLNKPSKTTIQVDENTHIDGFWGNANHSCEPNTYINFEDFTIRALKEINAGEELSWNYCSTDWDFASPFKCRCGSKKCLGDIKGFKYLSSEQKEELRPYLSMFLSKKI; from the coding sequence ATGGCCAAGGAATTCGATGAAAATACCTGCATGAAAGGTTCGTCTCACGGTTTAAGACAGGAAAAGCAAATCCTGCATACGACGACGGAAGCTCTGGAGGTGCGTACAAACCATAACGGGAAAGCTTTGTACGCTGGCCGCCGATTTCACAAAGGCGACTCCATTACCCGCCTCGGCGGCGAGCTTCTCAACAAGCCCTCAAAGACCACCATCCAGGTCGACGAGAACACGCATATTGACGGGTTTTGGGGAAACGCGAATCATTCCTGCGAGCCGAACACGTACATCAACTTTGAGGATTTTACCATCAGGGCGTTGAAAGAAATTAATGCCGGGGAGGAGCTGAGCTGGAACTATTGCTCGACCGACTGGGATTTCGCCTCACCCTTCAAGTGCAGGTGCGGCTCGAAGAAATGTCTCGGAGACATCAAGGGATTTAAGTATTTGTCTTCGGAGCAAAAAGAGGAGTTGAGGCCGTACTTGTCTATGTTCTTGTCAAAGAAAATTTAG
- a CDS encoding SDR family oxidoreductase: MDLKGKTAIVTGGSRGIGYAVAEGLADRGMKLAICSRTESELRAAEKRLAGRTDILAQPTDVSDERQVEAFVGAARKRLGPPYILVNNAGVIGSDDLIEDIAPKDFDEMLAIDLRGTFLMTRAVLAEMKKQRDGYIVNIASYSGKRGMAESSAYCAAKFGMVGFTESLIEEGRPHNVRACSICPPYVATPMTSGDPDVPDEEMLQPEDITKTVLWLLDLSPVSVVKEVVLGRLGQ; the protein is encoded by the coding sequence ATGGACCTAAAAGGCAAAACAGCCATCGTAACCGGAGGAAGCCGCGGCATCGGCTACGCCGTGGCCGAGGGACTCGCCGACCGAGGGATGAAGCTGGCCATCTGCTCACGCACCGAGAGCGAGCTGCGCGCGGCCGAGAAGCGCCTCGCCGGGCGCACCGACATCCTGGCGCAGCCGACGGACGTCTCGGACGAGCGCCAGGTCGAGGCGTTCGTCGGCGCCGCTCGCAAGCGCCTCGGCCCGCCTTACATCCTCGTGAACAACGCGGGCGTCATCGGCTCGGACGACCTCATCGAGGACATCGCGCCCAAGGACTTCGACGAGATGCTCGCCATCGACCTGCGCGGCACCTTTCTCATGACGCGCGCCGTGCTCGCGGAGATGAAAAAGCAGCGCGACGGATACATCGTCAACATCGCCTCCTATTCGGGCAAGCGGGGCATGGCCGAATCGAGCGCCTACTGCGCCGCGAAGTTCGGCATGGTGGGCTTCACCGAGAGCCTGATAGAGGAAGGGCGCCCGCACAACGTCCGCGCTTGCTCCATCTGCCCACCCTACGTGGCGACCCCCATGACGAGCGGTGATCCGGATGTGCCCGACGAGGAGATGCTCCAGCCCGAGGATATTACTAAGACCGTCCTCTGGCTCCTCGATCTCTCGCCGGTCTCCGTGGTGAAGGAGGTCGTGCTGGGGCGCCTGGGGCAGTAG
- a CDS encoding SDR family oxidoreductase, which yields MDLKGKTAIITGGSRGIGYAVAEALADRGMKLAICSRTESELRDAEKRLAGRTDVLAQAVDVSDERQVEAFVAAVRERLGPPYILVNNAGIFISLSLIEGTAPKEFDETLAVNLRGTFLMTRAVLAEMKKQRDGYIFNISSTSGKEGEEESSAYCASKFAMIGFTESLIEEARSHNVRACSICPDYVATPMTTDEPIPAEEMLQPEDLAKTVLWLLDLSPVSVVKEVVLWRLGEAD from the coding sequence ATGGACCTTAAAGGTAAAACAGCCATCATAACCGGCGGGAGCCGCGGCATCGGTTACGCCGTGGCCGAGGCGCTCGCCGACCGCGGGATGAAGCTTGCCATCTGCTCGCGCACCGAGAGCGAGCTGCGCGACGCCGAGAAGCGCCTCGCCGGGCGCACCGACGTCCTGGCGCAGGCGGTGGACGTCTCGGACGAGCGCCAGGTCGAGGCGTTCGTCGCCGCCGTGCGCGAGCGCCTCGGCCCGCCCTACATCCTAGTGAACAACGCGGGCATCTTCATCTCGTTATCCCTCATCGAGGGCACCGCGCCCAAGGAATTCGACGAGACGCTCGCCGTCAACCTGCGCGGCACCTTTCTCATGACGCGCGCCGTCCTCGCGGAGATGAAGAAGCAGCGCGACGGCTACATCTTCAACATCTCCTCCACCTCGGGCAAGGAGGGCGAGGAAGAATCGAGCGCCTACTGCGCCTCGAAGTTCGCCATGATAGGCTTCACCGAGAGCCTGATCGAGGAGGCGCGCTCGCACAACGTCCGCGCCTGCTCCATCTGTCCCGACTACGTGGCGACGCCCATGACGACCGACGAGCCGATACCCGCGGAGGAGATGCTCCAGCCCGAGGACCTCGCGAAGACCGTCCTCTGGCTCCTCGACCTCTCGCCGGTCTCCGTGGTGAAGGAGGTCGTGCTGTGGCGTCTGGGGGAGGCAGACTAG
- a CDS encoding SDR family oxidoreductase: MDIQGKTAIITGGSRGIGYAVAEALAARGMKLAVCSRTESELRAAEKRLAGQTEVLAQPVDVSDERQVEAFVGAVRKRFGPPYILVNNAGVIGPYVLVEDIAPKGFDEVLAINLRGAFLMTRAVLAEMKKQRDGYIVNVSSVSGKEGDPKLSAYSASKFGMVGFTESLIEEARSHNVRACSICPNYVDTLMSQGDPEVPDEEMLRPEDIAKTVLWLLDLSPVSVVKEVVLDHLVEVD; the protein is encoded by the coding sequence ATGGACATTCAAGGCAAAACGGCCATAATAACCGGAGGGAGCCGCGGCATCGGCTACGCCGTGGCCGAGGCGCTCGCCGCCCGTGGGATGAAGCTGGCCGTCTGCTCACGCACCGAGAGCGAGCTGCGCGCGGCCGAGAAGCGCCTCGCCGGGCAGACGGAAGTTCTTGCGCAGCCGGTGGACGTCTCGGACGAGCGCCAGGTCGAGGCGTTCGTCGGCGCCGTGCGCAAGCGCTTCGGCCCGCCTTACATCCTCGTGAACAACGCGGGCGTCATCGGCCCGTATGTCCTCGTTGAGGACATCGCGCCCAAGGGCTTCGACGAGGTGCTCGCCATCAACCTGCGCGGCGCCTTTCTCATGACGCGCGCCGTGCTCGCGGAGATGAAGAAGCAACGCGACGGCTACATCGTCAACGTCTCATCCGTCTCGGGCAAGGAGGGCGATCCCAAATTGAGCGCCTACAGCGCCTCGAAGTTCGGCATGGTGGGCTTCACCGAGAGCCTCATCGAGGAGGCGCGCTCACACAACGTCCGCGCCTGCTCCATCTGTCCCAACTACGTGGATACACTCATGTCGCAGGGCGATCCGGAGGTGCCCGACGAGGAAATGCTCCGGCCCGAGGATATCGCGAAGACCGTCCTCTGGCTCCTCGACCTCTCGCCGGTCTCCGTGGTGAAGGAGGTCGTGCTGGATCACCTGGTGGAGGTAGACTAG
- a CDS encoding SDR family oxidoreductase, whose amino-acid sequence MDIQGKTAIVTGASRGIGYAVAEALADRGVKLAFCDRIERELRAAEKRLAGRTDVLAQLADVSDERQVRAFVGAVRKRFGTPDILVNNAGISGSYAIVEDTTPKEFDEILATNLRGTFLVTRAVLPEMKKRRNGYIINIASIAGKEGGADMSAYCASKFGVVGFTESLIEEARSHNVRACSICPECVATPMTRDEPIPKEEMLQPEDIAKTVLWLLDLSPVSVVKDVVLDRMGEEE is encoded by the coding sequence ATGGACATTCAAGGCAAAACAGCCATCGTAACCGGCGCGAGCCGCGGCATCGGCTACGCCGTGGCCGAGGCGCTCGCCGACCGCGGGGTGAAATTAGCCTTCTGCGATCGCATCGAGAGAGAGCTGCGCGCGGCCGAGAAGCGCCTCGCCGGGCGCACCGACGTCCTGGCGCAATTGGCGGACGTCTCGGACGAGCGCCAGGTCAGGGCTTTCGTCGGCGCCGTGCGCAAACGGTTCGGCACGCCTGACATCCTCGTGAACAACGCGGGCATCTCCGGCTCGTATGCCATCGTTGAGGACACCACGCCCAAGGAATTCGACGAGATTCTTGCCACCAACCTGCGCGGCACCTTTCTCGTGACGCGCGCCGTGCTCCCGGAGATGAAGAAGCGGCGCAACGGCTACATCATCAACATCGCCTCCATCGCGGGCAAGGAGGGCGGTGCCGACATGAGCGCCTACTGCGCCTCGAAGTTCGGCGTAGTGGGCTTCACCGAGAGCCTGATAGAGGAGGCGCGTTCGCACAACGTCCGCGCCTGCTCCATCTGCCCCGAATGCGTGGCGACCCCCATGACGCGCGACGAGCCCATACCTAAGGAAGAGATGCTCCAGCCCGAGGACATCGCGAAAACCGTCCTCTGGCTTCTCGACCTCTCGCCGGTCTCCGTGGTGAAGGACGTCGTTCTGGATCGCATGGGGGAGGAAGAGTAA
- a CDS encoding SDR family oxidoreductase, translated as MNLQDNTAIVTGGSRGIGYAVAEALADRGARLAICSRTESELRAAEKRLAEKTEVLAQPADVSDERQIEAFVAAAHKRFGPPHILVNNAGGPLLETLVEDIATEDFDKMLAVDLRGTFLMTRAVLAEMKKRRDGYIVNIAGAYNVGGEPEESAYSAAKFGVRGLTESLIEEARPYNVRACSICPNYVATAPADDDPLMRKKDMLQPEDIAKTVLWLLDLSPVSVVKEVVLDHLVQVD; from the coding sequence ATGAATCTCCAAGACAACACGGCCATCGTGACCGGCGGAAGCCGCGGCATCGGCTACGCCGTGGCCGAGGCGCTCGCCGACCGGGGGGCGAGGCTGGCCATATGCTCCCGCACCGAGAGCGAGCTTCGCGCGGCCGAGAAGCGCCTCGCCGAGAAAACGGAAGTCCTGGCGCAGCCGGCGGACGTCTCGGACGAGCGCCAGATCGAGGCGTTCGTCGCCGCCGCGCACAAGCGCTTCGGCCCGCCGCACATCCTCGTGAACAACGCGGGAGGCCCCCTTCTGGAGACCCTCGTCGAGGACATCGCGACCGAGGACTTCGACAAGATGCTCGCCGTCGACCTGCGCGGCACCTTTCTCATGACGCGCGCCGTGCTCGCGGAGATGAAAAAACGGCGCGACGGCTACATCGTCAACATCGCCGGCGCCTACAACGTGGGCGGGGAACCCGAAGAGAGCGCATACAGCGCGGCGAAGTTCGGCGTGAGGGGCCTCACCGAGAGCCTGATAGAGGAAGCGCGTCCGTACAACGTCCGCGCCTGCTCCATCTGTCCCAACTACGTGGCGACCGCCCCCGCGGACGACGACCCGCTGATGCGCAAAAAAGATATGCTCCAGCCCGAGGACATCGCGAAGACCGTCCTATGGCTCCTCGACCTCTCGCCGGTCTCCGTGGTGAAGGAGGTCGTGCTGGATCACCTGGTGCAGGTAGACTAA